Proteins encoded within one genomic window of Raineyella fluvialis:
- a CDS encoding class I fructose-bisphosphate aldolase: MDMFTLNPIGTTSALGRELRLRRILGEDGRMMTVALDQAVPRGVAPRLADLKSTFDKIMEAEPDAFTVFKGVAGHLLSGRTKQIPLIVKGSTFCIDFHATYDATVGQVADCLRLGADAIAVGISAGSEHQVAMLEMLSAVTEEAHKWGLPVVCHAYPSGELWGDRKGSTDSVVYAARAAAECGTDIVKTWYTGSAEEFRKVVEATPTLVVAAGGAPTKTPMDVLEQAANVMEAGAAGMTTGRNIWGAEDPAKMVRALKAIIHDGAGVSDAAKFLA; encoded by the coding sequence ATGGACATGTTCACTCTCAACCCCATCGGCACCACCTCGGCCCTCGGCCGCGAGCTGCGGCTGCGCCGCATCCTGGGCGAGGACGGCCGGATGATGACCGTCGCCCTGGACCAGGCGGTCCCGCGGGGTGTCGCCCCGCGCCTGGCCGACCTCAAGTCGACGTTCGACAAGATCATGGAGGCCGAGCCCGACGCGTTCACCGTCTTCAAGGGAGTCGCCGGCCACCTGCTGTCGGGCCGCACCAAGCAGATCCCGCTGATCGTGAAGGGCTCGACGTTCTGCATCGACTTCCACGCCACGTACGACGCGACGGTCGGCCAGGTCGCCGACTGCCTGCGGCTCGGCGCCGATGCGATCGCCGTCGGCATCTCCGCGGGCTCGGAGCACCAGGTGGCGATGCTGGAGATGCTCAGCGCCGTCACCGAAGAGGCGCACAAGTGGGGCCTGCCGGTGGTGTGCCACGCGTACCCGAGCGGAGAGCTGTGGGGTGACCGCAAGGGCTCGACCGATTCCGTCGTGTACGCGGCGCGAGCGGCTGCGGAGTGCGGCACCGACATCGTCAAGACCTGGTACACCGGCTCCGCCGAGGAGTTCCGCAAGGTGGTGGAGGCGACCCCCACGCTCGTGGTGGCCGCCGGCGGCGCCCCCACCAAGACGCCGATGGACGTTCTCGAGCAGGCCGCCAACGTGATGGAGGCCGGAGCCGCCGGGATGACCACCGGCCGCAACATCTGGGGCGCGGAGGATCCGGCGAAGATGGTGCGTGCTCTCAAGGCGATCATCCACGACGGCGCCGGCGTGTCCGACGCGGCGAAGTTCCTGGCGTGA
- a CDS encoding zinc-binding dehydrogenase, producing MHIRLAKAQGVQTVIAVDPNTGRHQIARDSGADHVFAPSQSVAADIADLTDGGLDVAIMAVGRNDALTPYLGVLAPGARISAFAGFNSADVLKILANDIHYNEYEVVGASSCRLENFQAIAPLVSSGRLDVADLIGTQFPLDDVHAALDRVASGKDLRVGVDPWA from the coding sequence ATGCACATCCGGTTGGCGAAGGCGCAGGGCGTGCAGACCGTCATCGCCGTCGATCCGAACACCGGACGCCACCAGATCGCGCGGGACTCGGGCGCCGACCACGTCTTCGCTCCCTCCCAGAGCGTGGCCGCCGACATCGCGGACCTCACCGACGGGGGCCTGGACGTGGCGATCATGGCGGTCGGCCGTAATGACGCCCTGACTCCGTACCTCGGCGTTCTGGCTCCGGGTGCCCGGATCTCCGCCTTCGCCGGCTTCAACTCCGCCGATGTGCTCAAGATCCTCGCCAACGACATCCACTACAACGAGTACGAGGTGGTCGGCGCCTCGTCCTGCCGCCTGGAGAACTTCCAGGCCATCGCGCCGCTGGTGTCGTCGGGGCGTCTCGACGTGGCCGACCTGATCGGCACCCAGTTCCCCCTGGACGACGTACACGCCGCCCTGGATCGTGTCGCCTCCGGCAAGGACCTGCGCGTCGGCGTGGATCCCTGGGCTTGA
- a CDS encoding zinc-dependent alcohol dehydrogenase — protein sequence MKQAVLHSPNDLRLEEHDIPALEPGDALVKVTSALLCGTDVRIYTGAKTKNVTLPCVLGHETAGVVVDSNGPLPEGVELGDQVALYPLVPCGECVACRKGHPNICRHRVAFGYQLTGGLSQYIRVPRSARQCLIPLGGVPATHAAVVEPLACALNGQNLAKVGRAEAVLVSGCGPWA from the coding sequence ATGAAGCAAGCGGTCCTCCACAGCCCGAACGACCTACGCCTCGAGGAGCACGACATCCCCGCCCTGGAGCCGGGGGATGCCTTGGTCAAGGTGACCTCCGCGCTGCTCTGCGGCACCGACGTGCGCATCTACACCGGCGCCAAGACCAAGAACGTGACGCTTCCCTGCGTCCTGGGCCACGAGACGGCAGGCGTCGTCGTGGACTCCAACGGACCGTTGCCCGAAGGGGTGGAGTTGGGCGACCAGGTGGCGCTCTACCCGCTGGTCCCCTGCGGCGAGTGCGTGGCCTGCCGCAAGGGACACCCCAACATCTGCCGCCACCGGGTGGCCTTCGGCTACCAGTTGACCGGGGGGCTCTCGCAGTACATCCGCGTCCCGCGCAGTGCGCGCCAATGCCTCATCCCCCTCGGCGGGGTCCCCGCGACGCATGCCGCGGTGGTCGAGCCCTTGGCCTGTGCCCTGAACGGCCAGAACCTGGCGAAGGTGGGCCGGGCCGAAGCAGTCCTCGTCTCCGGCTGCGGCCCCTGGGCCTGA
- a CDS encoding transketolase encodes MSRREPLPPGEIQAMAETLRASVMHMLAEARSGHSAGPLGMAEILASLYFGCMKHDPDDPAWEGRDVFMLSNGHTAPILYAALAHAGYFPVEELTSLRQFGSRLQGHPERVSLPGLESTSGPLGEGLSQAAGYAYVLKKLHRNPHRFVYVVMGDGELNEGNVWEAAMFAAKNGLGQLIGIVDRNYIQIDGATESVMPLGDLRAKWEAFGWHVLEVNGHSVTALLDAVQTAQAVVDRPTMILAHTIPGKGVDFMEYDFRWHGKPPSPAERDAWRSAQGLEPAGFDHVAAEKEQ; translated from the coding sequence GTGTCGCGTCGAGAGCCCTTGCCCCCGGGCGAGATCCAAGCGATGGCAGAAACACTGCGTGCCTCGGTCATGCACATGCTGGCGGAGGCACGCAGCGGGCACAGTGCCGGTCCGCTCGGGATGGCGGAGATCCTGGCCAGCTTGTACTTCGGGTGCATGAAGCACGATCCGGACGACCCGGCCTGGGAGGGCCGCGACGTCTTCATGCTGAGCAACGGCCACACCGCGCCGATCCTGTATGCGGCATTGGCCCACGCCGGGTACTTCCCGGTGGAGGAGCTCACCAGCCTGCGGCAGTTCGGCAGTCGCCTCCAGGGGCACCCGGAACGGGTCTCGCTCCCCGGGCTGGAGAGCACGTCCGGCCCGTTGGGCGAAGGCCTGTCACAGGCCGCCGGCTACGCGTACGTGCTGAAGAAGCTGCACCGCAACCCCCATCGGTTCGTGTACGTCGTCATGGGCGACGGGGAGCTCAATGAGGGCAACGTGTGGGAAGCGGCGATGTTCGCCGCCAAGAACGGGCTCGGGCAGCTCATCGGGATCGTCGATCGCAACTACATCCAGATCGACGGGGCGACCGAATCGGTCATGCCGCTCGGCGACCTGCGAGCCAAGTGGGAGGCGTTCGGCTGGCACGTGCTCGAGGTCAACGGCCACAGCGTGACCGCCCTGCTCGACGCGGTCCAGACGGCGCAGGCGGTCGTGGACCGCCCGACGATGATCCTCGCGCACACGATCCCGGGCAAGGGCGTGGATTTCATGGAGTACGACTTCCGGTGGCACGGGAAGCCGCCGTCGCCGGCGGAGCGGGACGCTTGGCGCTCGGCCCAGGGCCTGGAACCGGCCGGATTCGATCACGTGGCAGCGGAGAAGGAGCAGTGA
- a CDS encoding transketolase family protein, with the protein MAGYPLAEGVLTDQVAAEPIRVGFGRGLLEAGRRDERVVALCADLTDSTQMSRFLDAFPDRFVEVGIAEQNLVTVAAGMARAGMIPFTSSYAAFSPGRNWEQIKTSACLNELPVKVVGSHAGLITGKDGATHQMLEDIALMRVLPGMVVVCPGDSIEAEKATVAIAANDAPSYLRLARDATPVFTTPDSPFELGRAYVLREGSDVTLAGTGALSYELLVCADLLAREGIEAEVIHMPTVKPLDEETLLASATRTGAVVTAEEAQVAGGFGGAVAELLSACQPSRLLRLGVEDRYGESGDPRELLEAFGLTGAGMAQRVRQFLSR; encoded by the coding sequence ATGGCGGGATATCCCTTGGCGGAGGGCGTGCTGACCGACCAGGTCGCGGCGGAGCCCATCAGGGTCGGCTTCGGCCGGGGCCTGCTCGAGGCCGGCCGGCGCGACGAACGGGTGGTGGCGCTGTGTGCGGACCTCACCGACTCCACGCAGATGTCCCGGTTCCTCGACGCGTTCCCCGACCGGTTCGTCGAGGTCGGGATCGCCGAGCAGAACCTGGTGACGGTGGCCGCCGGGATGGCCCGGGCCGGCATGATCCCCTTCACCAGCTCGTACGCGGCGTTCTCGCCCGGCCGCAACTGGGAGCAGATCAAGACCTCGGCCTGCCTGAACGAGCTCCCGGTCAAGGTGGTCGGTTCACACGCCGGCCTGATCACGGGCAAAGACGGCGCGACGCACCAGATGCTCGAGGACATCGCCCTGATGCGCGTCCTGCCCGGCATGGTCGTCGTCTGCCCCGGTGACAGCATCGAAGCGGAGAAGGCCACCGTGGCCATCGCCGCGAACGATGCGCCCAGCTACCTGCGACTGGCACGCGACGCCACTCCGGTCTTCACCACCCCGGACTCACCCTTCGAGCTCGGCCGGGCCTACGTCCTCCGCGAGGGAAGCGACGTCACCCTGGCCGGCACCGGAGCGCTGAGCTACGAACTCCTGGTCTGCGCCGACTTGCTCGCCAGGGAGGGGATCGAGGCCGAAGTGATCCACATGCCGACTGTCAAGCCCCTCGATGAGGAGACGCTGTTGGCGAGCGCCACCAGGACCGGGGCGGTCGTCACCGCCGAGGAGGCCCAGGTCGCCGGCGGTTTCGGCGGGGCGGTGGCTGAGCTCCTGAGCGCCTGCCAGCCCTCCCGACTGCTGCGCCTGGGCGTGGAGGACCGGTACGGGGAGTCGGGCGACCCGCGCGAACTCCTGGAGGCGTTCGGACTGACGGGGGCCGGGATGGCGCAGAGGGTCCGTCAGTTCCTGTCACGATGA
- a CDS encoding DeoR/GlpR family DNA-binding transcription regulator, producing MSTPHAADDQPARTARRDVRGDKRRARIVELVSTGANVAVADLAEQFGVSLATIRRDLSDLEERKILTRTYGGAALARPRAELDMLQRGQAHAGTKRAIGARAAGMVEDDDLIILDAGSTTEQVALALDNRPVTVVTNGLRIIVRLVASDNVKVLVLGGSLRGFNETIHGADAEAMLRRVYARYAFVGADAIHPRRGVASRTYEQARLKSLMMESAAEVVVVSDSSKLGDSSFNHWSPMPPRWTLITDQEADPAVLESLRGTGADVVLCGPEGA from the coding sequence ATGAGCACGCCCCACGCGGCTGACGACCAGCCTGCACGCACCGCCCGACGCGACGTCAGGGGCGACAAGCGGCGTGCCCGGATCGTGGAGCTCGTCTCCACCGGGGCCAACGTCGCCGTCGCCGACCTGGCCGAGCAGTTCGGTGTGTCACTGGCGACCATCCGGCGTGACCTCAGCGACCTCGAGGAGCGCAAGATCCTGACCCGTACGTACGGGGGCGCGGCGCTCGCCCGCCCCCGCGCCGAGCTGGACATGCTGCAACGAGGTCAGGCGCACGCCGGCACCAAGCGCGCGATCGGTGCGCGGGCGGCGGGGATGGTCGAGGACGACGACCTGATCATCCTCGACGCCGGGTCGACGACGGAGCAGGTGGCCCTGGCCCTCGATAACCGCCCCGTCACCGTCGTCACCAACGGGCTGCGCATCATCGTGCGCCTGGTGGCTTCGGACAACGTCAAGGTGCTGGTGCTGGGCGGGAGCCTGCGAGGATTCAACGAGACCATCCACGGCGCCGACGCCGAGGCCATGCTGCGGCGTGTCTACGCCAGGTACGCCTTCGTCGGTGCCGACGCCATCCACCCCCGGCGGGGGGTGGCCTCGCGCACGTACGAACAGGCTCGCCTCAAGTCCCTGATGATGGAGAGCGCCGCTGAGGTCGTGGTCGTCTCGGACTCCTCCAAGCTCGGCGACAGCAGCTTCAACCACTGGTCCCCCATGCCGCCCCGGTGGACGCTGATCACGGATCAGGAGGCGGATCCGGCGGTGCTGGAGTCCCTGCGGGGCACCGGTGCCGACGTCGTGCTGTGCGGGCCGGAAGGCGCCTGA
- a CDS encoding triose-phosphate isomerase: protein MLWVGTSWKMNGTLGFARDYATRLAKALADGAPSGVQPFIIPPATALTVVRDCLGPDSPVLLGVQNAHWEDAGAWTGEISVPQAAEAGAALVEIGHSERREFFGETDATVNLKVRSTLRHGLRPILCVGESAAVFEAGDSVEHVLGQVAAALADVADPSRVVIAYEPIWAIGEHGREARPADIAPVFAALADEWGDRVTAILYGGSVNPGNAVDTLRVPGVDGLFVGRAAWTIDGYLGLLDIAAGAVAQVA from the coding sequence ATGCTGTGGGTGGGGACGAGTTGGAAGATGAACGGGACGCTGGGCTTCGCGCGCGACTACGCCACGCGGCTCGCCAAGGCGTTGGCCGACGGTGCTCCGTCCGGCGTGCAGCCGTTCATCATTCCTCCCGCCACGGCGCTGACGGTCGTCCGCGACTGCCTCGGGCCCGACAGCCCGGTGCTGCTCGGAGTGCAGAACGCGCACTGGGAGGACGCCGGCGCCTGGACCGGGGAGATCTCGGTGCCGCAGGCGGCCGAGGCGGGGGCCGCTCTGGTGGAGATCGGCCACTCGGAGCGACGTGAGTTCTTCGGGGAAACCGACGCGACGGTCAACCTCAAGGTGCGCAGCACGCTGCGCCACGGGCTGCGACCGATCCTGTGCGTGGGCGAGTCGGCGGCCGTGTTCGAGGCCGGTGACAGTGTCGAGCACGTGCTCGGCCAGGTGGCTGCCGCCCTGGCCGACGTGGCGGACCCTAGCCGGGTGGTGATCGCGTACGAACCGATCTGGGCGATCGGGGAGCACGGTCGCGAGGCGCGTCCGGCCGACATCGCGCCGGTGTTCGCGGCGCTGGCCGACGAGTGGGGCGATCGGGTGACCGCGATCCTCTACGGCGGCTCGGTGAACCCGGGCAACGCGGTGGACACGCTGCGGGTCCCTGGAGTGGACGGCCTGTTCGTCGGCCGCGCCGCGTGGACAATCGACGGCTACCTGGGTCTGCTCGACATCGCCGCGGGGGCGGTGGCGCAGGTCGCGTGA
- a CDS encoding ribose-5-phosphate isomerase codes for MGYVVVVGADNAGVDYKDRIKADLAADPRVDRVIDVGVGSADDQTFYPHVGVAGARKVADGEAQRAILVCGTGMGMAISANKVPGVRASTAHDSFSVERLVLSNNGQVLCLGARVIGVELARRLAAEFLEYTFDATSASAPKVDAICAYEGVG; via the coding sequence ATGGGATACGTGGTGGTGGTCGGTGCCGACAACGCCGGCGTGGACTACAAGGACCGGATCAAGGCCGATCTCGCGGCCGACCCGCGCGTCGATCGGGTGATCGACGTGGGTGTCGGCTCTGCCGACGACCAGACCTTCTACCCGCACGTCGGGGTGGCCGGGGCCCGGAAGGTCGCCGACGGCGAGGCGCAACGCGCCATCCTCGTCTGCGGCACCGGGATGGGGATGGCGATCTCGGCCAACAAGGTGCCGGGCGTGCGCGCCAGCACCGCGCACGACAGCTTCTCCGTGGAGCGGCTGGTGCTGTCGAACAACGGCCAGGTGCTGTGCCTCGGTGCGCGGGTGATCGGGGTGGAGCTGGCCCGCCGGCTCGCCGCGGAGTTCCTCGAGTACACCTTCGACGCGACGTCGGCGTCTGCTCCGAAGGTCGACGCGATCTGTGCGTACGAGGGGGTCGGCTGA
- the pdxA gene encoding 4-hydroxythreonine-4-phosphate dehydrogenase PdxA translates to MQQSALRPVTAITLGDPAGIGPEIVLQTVQSPMIYEACRPFVIGSRQHLERAAAIQGTTLRIHEISAPEEAAYEYGTVDLLDTHAVPDATIEYGVVQADAARQAYSYLEKSIELGLAGRLDAVSTAPINKAALKAAHIPFIGHTEIFNELTHSPYALTMFNVHKLRVFFLTRHVSVRQACDLITRERTLTYLKDIDRELRALGFEDPSIAVAALNPHGGEGGMFGTEEVEHLIPAVEDAKKLGINARGPLPGDSVFAFGLDGHHDCILSLYHDQGHIACKTLDFEKAVTVTLGLPFMRSSVDHGTAFDIAGKGVANGGSMIESTRVAAEYAGRLLSHREALAVS, encoded by the coding sequence ATGCAGCAGTCAGCGCTTAGGCCGGTCACGGCGATCACCCTCGGAGACCCCGCGGGGATCGGCCCGGAGATCGTCCTCCAGACGGTGCAGAGCCCGATGATCTACGAGGCCTGCCGCCCGTTCGTGATCGGTAGCCGGCAGCACCTGGAGCGGGCCGCCGCGATCCAGGGAACCACCCTGCGGATCCACGAGATCTCCGCACCGGAGGAGGCGGCGTACGAGTACGGCACCGTCGACCTGCTCGACACCCACGCCGTGCCGGACGCGACGATCGAGTACGGCGTCGTCCAGGCGGATGCCGCCCGGCAGGCGTACTCCTACCTGGAGAAGTCGATCGAACTCGGCCTGGCCGGGCGCCTGGACGCCGTGTCCACCGCCCCGATCAACAAGGCGGCCCTGAAGGCGGCGCACATCCCCTTCATCGGCCACACCGAGATCTTCAACGAGCTCACCCACTCCCCGTACGCCCTGACGATGTTCAACGTGCACAAGTTGCGGGTGTTCTTCCTCACCCGGCACGTGTCCGTACGCCAGGCCTGCGACCTGATCACCCGGGAGCGCACCCTGACGTACCTCAAGGACATCGACCGCGAGCTGCGCGCCCTGGGCTTCGAGGACCCGTCGATCGCGGTGGCGGCCCTCAACCCGCACGGCGGCGAGGGCGGCATGTTCGGCACCGAAGAGGTCGAGCACCTGATCCCGGCCGTCGAGGACGCCAAGAAGCTCGGCATCAACGCCCGCGGGCCGTTGCCCGGCGACTCGGTCTTCGCCTTCGGCCTGGACGGGCACCACGACTGCATCCTGTCGCTCTACCACGACCAGGGACACATCGCCTGCAAGACCCTGGACTTCGAGAAGGCGGTGACGGTCACCCTCGGGCTGCCGTTCATGCGCTCCTCCGTGGACCATGGCACCGCCTTCGACATCGCCGGCAAGGGCGTCGCCAACGGCGGAAGCATGATCGAGTCGACCCGGGTGGCCGCCGAGTACGCCGGTCGGCTGCTGTCGCACCGGGAGGCGCTCGCCGTCTCCTGA
- a CDS encoding four-carbon acid sugar kinase family protein, whose amino-acid sequence MPSLGIIADDLTGATTVGALLARVGVDTVVLFDAGGVGELDGDHEAVIINSDSRALPGPEAYARVHHATQDLVDAGARLFSKRIDTTCRGGIGPEVEGMLSVLGDDYVAVVVPAMPQSRRIVVGGYSLIDSVLLARTPVAVDVRTPVTESNLRRLLAGQCSVAVGQVGIDAVLAGTDCLKAALVEERAAGARAILVDATSLEDVDTIALALVELGWKTVCVDPGPFTERMAIRSGVVPTRVPQERTTRLHCAESDRGTVLVVAGSATGTTNGQMNELRQVPGTEVVEIAIGPLIGEEAAFTAEAERAFDEVTRLMNLPTPPRVVMLGLESTLSGRVVDLAALERGAGLEPGTGPSRIPLRLGEIGRRAAVAIGCSLAGLYLTGGDVMVNTCKALGTRGLGLVDYVIPQADQGVVVGGPWDGIPVVCKGGLTGTPQTAVQCVNRIFDENNRSSCQEEVKENAAVSA is encoded by the coding sequence ATGCCGAGCCTAGGCATCATCGCCGACGACCTGACCGGAGCGACCACCGTGGGCGCCCTGCTGGCGCGCGTCGGGGTGGACACCGTCGTCCTGTTCGACGCCGGCGGCGTCGGGGAGCTGGACGGGGACCACGAGGCCGTGATCATCAACTCGGACTCCCGGGCCCTGCCCGGACCCGAGGCGTACGCCAGGGTGCATCACGCCACCCAGGACCTGGTGGACGCCGGCGCCCGGCTGTTCTCCAAGCGGATCGACACCACCTGCCGCGGCGGGATAGGCCCCGAGGTCGAGGGCATGCTCAGCGTGCTCGGCGACGACTACGTGGCCGTCGTCGTGCCCGCCATGCCGCAGTCCCGGCGCATCGTCGTGGGCGGCTACTCGCTGATCGACTCGGTGCTGCTCGCCCGCACCCCGGTGGCGGTGGACGTACGGACCCCGGTCACCGAGTCCAACCTGCGCCGGCTGCTGGCCGGGCAGTGCAGCGTCGCGGTCGGCCAGGTCGGCATCGACGCCGTGCTCGCCGGGACGGACTGTCTGAAGGCGGCTCTGGTCGAGGAGCGTGCCGCCGGTGCCCGGGCGATCCTGGTGGACGCCACGTCGCTCGAGGACGTCGACACGATCGCCCTCGCGCTGGTCGAACTCGGCTGGAAGACGGTGTGCGTGGATCCGGGCCCGTTCACCGAGCGGATGGCCATCCGCAGCGGCGTGGTGCCCACCCGGGTGCCGCAGGAGCGCACCACCCGGCTCCACTGTGCCGAGAGCGACCGGGGCACCGTCCTGGTGGTGGCCGGCAGCGCGACCGGCACCACGAACGGCCAGATGAACGAGCTGCGCCAGGTCCCCGGCACCGAGGTCGTCGAGATCGCGATCGGTCCGTTGATCGGCGAGGAGGCGGCGTTCACCGCCGAGGCGGAGCGGGCCTTCGACGAGGTGACCCGGCTGATGAACCTGCCGACGCCGCCGCGGGTGGTCATGCTGGGTCTGGAATCGACCCTCTCGGGGCGGGTCGTGGACCTCGCCGCTCTGGAACGGGGGGCCGGTCTGGAACCCGGCACCGGCCCCTCCCGGATCCCGCTGCGCCTGGGCGAGATCGGTCGCCGCGCCGCCGTGGCGATCGGCTGCTCGCTGGCCGGCCTGTACCTGACGGGTGGCGACGTCATGGTCAACACCTGCAAGGCCCTCGGGACCCGTGGTCTCGGACTCGTCGACTACGTCATCCCCCAGGCCGACCAGGGCGTCGTCGTGGGTGGGCCGTGGGACGGCATCCCCGTGGTCTGCAAGGGCGGCCTCACCGGCACCCCGCAGACCGCAGTGCAATGCGTCAATCGGATCTTCGATGAGAACAATCGGAGCTCATGTCAAGAAGAGGTCAAGGAAAATGCAGCAGTCAGCGCTTAG
- a CDS encoding MFS transporter yields MATSIQPTSARRAPVTKPTAYRWVVMGTIFVGYVVCMADRSNIGALLPFVKKEFVISNFTMGAISSFFFLGYAVSQIPAGLLIGKKGTRTIVSIAILAFSVVTFMMGFTTAAVGLLALRLLLGLAEGPVPVGMTSTVNAWFPAKEKGTATGLYIASTQFAPIIVPTIAIAIAMAAGWRAVFLWFAAPGVLVSIIWYLVVRNRPSQSKQVNELELAHINDTSTAGKKVEFRSMGWLDRLIRLKDVRTMDSNGQVLKSWNVWGDTLAYFFMNNVNYGLLTWVPLYLVQARHFTLAKTGFIAAAPAVGGLIGALIGGYISDKVFNGRRKPTMLLTALFAAIMLVAVINAPQNTTLIVVSLMLTGFFLNIGWPMFTAYPMDVTNVKTYPFAISLINSGGNLGGFFAPMIVGALLDVTGGNYGVAFGYFVVVLVLALGVILTLVEARPKNAALALAD; encoded by the coding sequence ATGGCAACATCAATCCAACCTACTTCCGCGCGCCGCGCCCCGGTCACCAAGCCGACCGCCTATCGCTGGGTCGTGATGGGGACGATCTTCGTGGGCTACGTGGTCTGCATGGCCGACCGGTCCAACATCGGCGCCCTGCTGCCCTTCGTGAAGAAAGAGTTCGTGATCTCGAACTTCACGATGGGTGCGATCTCCAGCTTCTTCTTCCTCGGCTACGCGGTCTCGCAGATCCCCGCCGGGCTGCTGATCGGCAAGAAGGGGACGCGTACGATCGTCTCGATCGCGATCCTGGCCTTCTCCGTCGTGACGTTCATGATGGGCTTCACCACCGCGGCGGTCGGTCTGCTGGCGCTTCGCCTGCTGCTCGGTCTCGCCGAGGGCCCGGTGCCTGTCGGCATGACCTCCACGGTCAACGCCTGGTTCCCGGCCAAGGAGAAGGGCACCGCGACGGGTCTCTACATCGCCTCGACGCAGTTCGCCCCGATCATCGTCCCGACGATCGCGATCGCCATCGCGATGGCCGCCGGCTGGCGCGCGGTGTTCCTCTGGTTCGCCGCTCCGGGCGTGCTCGTGTCCATCATCTGGTACCTGGTGGTCCGTAACCGTCCCTCGCAGAGCAAGCAGGTCAACGAGCTGGAGCTCGCCCACATCAACGACACCTCCACCGCGGGCAAGAAGGTCGAGTTCCGCTCGATGGGTTGGCTCGACCGCCTCATCCGGCTCAAGGACGTCCGGACGATGGACAGCAACGGCCAGGTCCTGAAGTCGTGGAACGTGTGGGGCGACACCCTGGCCTACTTCTTCATGAACAACGTGAACTACGGCCTCCTCACCTGGGTCCCGCTCTACCTGGTCCAGGCCCGGCACTTCACCCTCGCCAAGACCGGCTTCATCGCCGCCGCACCGGCCGTCGGTGGCCTGATCGGCGCGCTGATCGGTGGCTACATCTCCGACAAGGTGTTCAACGGCCGCCGCAAGCCGACGATGCTGCTCACCGCGCTGTTCGCCGCCATCATGCTGGTCGCCGTCATCAACGCGCCGCAGAACACCACGCTGATCGTCGTCAGCCTGATGCTGACCGGCTTCTTCCTGAACATCGGCTGGCCGATGTTCACCGCGTACCCGATGGACGTCACCAACGTGAAGACGTACCCCTTCGCGATCAGCCTGATCAACTCCGGCGGCAACCTCGGCGGCTTCTTCGCCCCGATGATCGTCGGCGCCCTGCTGGACGTCACTGGCGGCAACTACGGCGTCGCCTTCGGCTACTTCGTCGTGGTCCTGGTGCTCGCCCTCGGCGTGATCCTCACGCTGGTCGAGGCCAGGCCGAAGAACGCGGCCCTCGCCCTCGCCGACTGA
- a CDS encoding sugar-binding transcriptional regulator → MVSRHPEAEHTATPLGPRSRARLAQLAELYWVDGHTVEDIGRQLGMSRSTVSRQLARARAEGVIEFVVHRDASADLAHELAGRYRVRADVVDVMPEAAAPARLEAVAAAAARRLASLIAPEMIATIAWGATIEAVARHLEPYPVHGVRIVQANGAGNSFTPGIAYAGGLMERFAQAFSGSVQLLPMPAFFDSAATREAMWREGSLQRVLRLRRSADLLVTSIGTVRSELPGHLYRGGYLGDHVVQELLAHGVVGDLAGMFFRADGSFDAIGANDRSTGLPLGDLRRIRTRLVVAAGGARPPRSGRPWRLVSSPIWWSTRAARRMSWQARNDCIAHSRLDKGPKPRQIGSS, encoded by the coding sequence ATGGTGTCGCGTCACCCCGAAGCGGAACACACGGCGACCCCGCTCGGCCCCCGCAGCCGGGCTCGACTGGCCCAGCTGGCGGAGCTCTATTGGGTGGACGGGCACACCGTGGAGGACATCGGCCGGCAGCTCGGCATGTCGCGCTCGACCGTGTCCCGACAACTGGCGCGTGCCCGGGCGGAGGGCGTGATCGAATTCGTGGTGCATCGCGACGCCAGCGCCGACCTCGCCCATGAGTTGGCGGGCCGGTATCGGGTCCGTGCCGACGTCGTCGACGTGATGCCAGAGGCAGCCGCCCCGGCGCGACTGGAGGCCGTGGCCGCTGCGGCGGCCCGCCGCCTCGCGTCGCTGATCGCCCCGGAGATGATCGCGACGATCGCGTGGGGGGCCACCATCGAGGCGGTGGCGCGCCATCTGGAGCCCTACCCCGTCCACGGTGTCCGGATCGTCCAGGCCAACGGTGCGGGCAACTCCTTCACCCCCGGGATCGCGTACGCCGGCGGACTGATGGAACGCTTCGCCCAGGCCTTCTCGGGCAGCGTCCAGTTGCTCCCGATGCCGGCCTTCTTCGACTCCGCGGCCACCCGCGAGGCGATGTGGCGCGAGGGGAGCCTCCAACGCGTTCTGCGGCTGCGCCGTTCCGCCGACCTCCTGGTGACCTCGATCGGCACGGTCCGCAGTGAGTTGCCGGGCCACCTCTACCGAGGCGGCTACCTCGGGGACCATGTCGTCCAGGAGTTGCTCGCCCACGGGGTGGTGGGCGACCTGGCCGGCATGTTCTTCCGGGCCGACGGCAGCTTCGACGCCATCGGCGCCAACGACCGCTCCACCGGCCTACCGCTGGGGGACCTGCGGCGCATCCGCACTCGTCTGGTCGTCGCGGCCGGCGGGGCAAGGCCGCCGCGCTCCGGGCGGCCCTGGCGGCTGGTTTCGTCACCGATCTGGTGGTCGACGCGCGCTGCGCGGAGGATGTCCTGGCAGGCGCGGAATGATTGCATCGCGCATTCACGTCTCGACAAGGGCCCCAAACCTCGGCAGATCGGCTCATCTTGA